A region of the Kribbella sp. NBC_01245 genome:
CATGGAATTAACGTCATTCGCGTCGCTCGTGGGGCTCGTGCTGGCGACTGGAGCTGTTCTATTCAGCACTGTGCGCGCACGCGGAATTGTGCGAGCTATTTTCCGCCGCCCAACGAAACCGTCGATTGTTTTGACGATAGACGGCGACACGTTGGTCATCGATGACCCGACGCCCGAGCAGCAGCGCCGAATCGTCGAGGAGTTCGTGCGGAGGCATGCGGGCTCTGATGCCAGTGACGTCGCGAGTACGTCGGCGTCGGATGCCGAAACGGAGTCAGGGGGCGAACGCCGTGAATAACGACGACGTCCAGGCCGGACCTGCGCAGGCCGACGTACAAGCCGCAACCCCGGCGGCGGGCGGACAGGCCGCGCCTGAAGTGGTTCACGCTCAAGCTGCGACCGATCAGATCCCTGCGAATGCTGAGACCTTGAGCCCGGTATTCAAGCTGGTTTTCCTGAGCGTCTTCGGCATCACCGTCGGAGCGCTATTGATCAATGTGGCCTTGGTCATGATTCTGGACGAGCCCACCGCCCAGGCCGCGTCATTGATTGAGACGTGCTCCACCATGGCAAAGGCCGGGTTCGGGGCGATCATCGGACTAATCGGCGGAAAGGCGCTACCTAGCTGACGACAGCGACGCCGCGCGGCCATGGGTTAGGAGTCGAAGGTTTGGCGGGCGGCTTCGATGTGGGCTAGGTGTTGGTGGGTCCAGTCGCACATGGTGTGGACGGTTTTGCGGAGGCCTTGGCCGGGGGTGGTGAGGGTGTACTCGACGCGTGGGGGGACGGTGGGGTAGACGCGGCGGTTTAGGAGGCCGTTGCGTTCTAGCATGCGCAGGTTTTGGGTGAGCATCTTGTGGCTGATGCCTTCGATTTCGTTGCGTAGTTCGCTGAAGCGGAGGGTGTGGTCGCCTAGGGCTTCGATGATCAGGAGGGCCCATTTGTTGGCGACGTCCGAGAAGATCTCGCGCGCCAAGGAGTCTGCGCGTCGGAGGTCTGCGTCTTCGGGCGAGCCCGTGAACTGCTTGGTCACCATGAGGTTCCCCAGTCACTGAAAAGTGCGTTCTTCCATGTCAGCTCACACTCTCTTACGGTTCCTGAGTAACCACAAGAGACCACGACAAGGAAGCAGGCAAAGATGGCCATCACCCTGGTGAACCCGAAAGGATTGCCGGAGATCGACGTGTATCGGCAGGTGTCGATCGCGACTGGGGCGAAGCTGATCTTCATCGCCGGGCAGGTCGCTTGGGATGCCGAAGGGCGCACGGTCGGCGAACGGGACCTGGCCGCGCAGGTCGAGCAGTATCTCAATGTCGGTACGGCGCTGGGCGCGGTCGGAGGCTCCTTTGACGACGTGGCGAAACTGACCGTGTATGTCGTCGACTGGACGCCCGACAAGATGCCGCAGTTCCTCGAGGGCCTCACGCGAGCGGCAGCCAAGCTGGGGATTACGCCGGTCCCGCCGGGCACGCTGGTGGGCGTCGCGGCGCTCGACGTACCGGAGCACCTGGTTGAGGTCGAAGCCACCGCGATCCTCGACTGACCGAGAGCTAGTCAGGAGTCGTCAGGGTCTGGATGGCGTGGGCGATTTCGGGGCCGCAGGTCAGGACTGGGAGGTGGGAGCCGGTCGGCAGGGTTTGGGCGGTGCCGCCGGAGAGGCGGGCGACCTGGTCGGTCCAGGAGGCGGGGGCGATTCGGTCGTGTTTGCCGCGGAGTACGACGACTGGGATCTTGAGGTCTTCGAGGGTGCGCGACAAGTCGTGGCGCTGGGCCGCGCGGAGGCCTCGGGTCATCGCGATCGGCCCGGTTCCGGCGTACTGCCGGCGCAGGGTGGGGATCAGCTGGAGTGGTTCGTGCACGGCCGAGCGGATCCAGCGTTCGGCCAGGCGCCAGAAGGCCGAGGCCGTGGGATCGCCGATCGGGCCGATCAGAACGAGGCCCGCGACCAGTTCCGGACGGGCCAGCGCCGCCTCGACGACGATCTGGCAGCTCGCGGAATGCCCGACGAGTACGGCCGAGGTGATGCCCAACGCCTGGACCTCGCGGATCAGGGCTTCACCCAAGGCGGGAGGGCTGAGGTCTTCGTGGCGCCGCGACGTACGGCCGTAGCCAGGCAGGCGTACGACCTCGGCCGGTTGATCGAGGCAGGCGCGGACCGGCTCGTACGACTCGGGGCCGAGGCCCAGACCCGGCACGAGCACGACGCTCACCACGGGACTACTCCCAGGGCGGGCGTTGTGGGGCGGAGCGGATGATCGGGTTCGAGACCTCGGGCTTGAGGGCGCGATAGCCGAGGAAGAAGCCGGCCGCCAGCAGGATCAGGCCGAGACCGCCCCAGCCGTACGCCGTGGGCAGGCGTTCGAGGGTGTCGTCGATCGCGCCCATCCCAGTGCTGAGCACCATCACCAGCCAGACCAGCAGCGGGATCAGTGATGCCGCGACGAGCCCGAGACCGGCCAGTTCGACGGGATCGGGCTGGACCTTGGCCTTGCGACGGGCTACCACGTCCCGCGCCCACATCCCGATCGCGGCCGCGCCGACGATCAGTACCAGCAGTTGGCCGATCGAGTCGATGACGTCCGTGCGCAGCGGGTGATTCAGCGACGAGCCGGGCGCCTGCACGATCTCCCGCAGGGAAACGCGTTGCACCGTCAGCACCAGCAGCCCGTAGACCCCGGCCGAGATCGCCGCGATCAGCAGCACCTTCGCCGCGCGAGCGTCGCGTCCGACCTCGGCGAGTGGCCCGTGGCCGTGGCCATACGCGTCAACCGGCCCGGACGGCTGCTGCTGGGGATGACCCGGGCCCTGTGGATAACCCTGCCCCGGTACGCCGTACTGCCCGGGCTGACCGAATTGACCCGGCTGACCATATTGACCCGGCTGACCGAACTGACCCGGCTGACCGAATTGGCCGGGCGCAGCACCGGGCGGACCCAGCGGCTGCTGGGACGGAGGGGCGTACTGGCTCGGACCGCCGTACGAGCCGGGCTGGCCGAACTGCCCGGGCTGGCCGTGATGCGCCGGCGGGCCGAACTCGCCGATGTTGCGCCTTTGACCCGGCGCCTCAAAAGGCGGCGGCGGACCCGGCTGGGCCGGTGGCTCGGCAGGCGGTTGGCCGTACTCACCTTGGCCGTACGGCGTGGGCTGGGCGTACTTGTCGGAGTCGTCGCGCTCGGCCGGATCGTCCCCACGGCCGTACGTCGGAAAGTCGGATGACGACATCGGGCTCCTCCACTCCGGGTCCTTCTCGCAGCCTCTCACGAACGAGCGTCAAAGGCCGGTCCCGGCAGGTGGTGTCAGTTCGCCTTGATGATCGGCCACGGGTTGGCCAGGCAGCCGGCCAGGCCCTTGGTCTGCTGCATCATCACTGGCGCGGGTTTGCCCTGGTCAGAGCAGGGCGAGTGACCGAAGCCGAGCGCGTGCCCGACCTCGTGATTCACCATGTACGCGCGGTAGACGTCGATCTTGCCCTCGAAATGCGGCACCCCGTACGCCCAGCGCTTCGCGTTCAGCACGACCCGGTCCTCGACCCGGCACGACACCTGGCCGCCGGTTTCGAGCGGTTTGCAGAGCTTGTCGGTGAACGACGGGGTTGCCAGGATGATCCGGACATCGGGATCGGGCCCGTCGGTGCGCTCGAAGTTGACCGGGTGGACCGCCTGCCAGCCGCGCTCGTCGGTCAGCGTGCGGTGCACCGCCTCGGCCACGGCCGGGCCGCTGACGGACAGGCCGTGCTCGATCTCGATGCGGTATGTCAGTTTGTGCGAGTCGCTGTTGGCCGCGGTCCGGCCCTTGACGATCGCCAGCCGGCCGGTCGACCTGGTGATGTTCGGCGGCGCCTTACGCGGCGGCCGAGTGGTCGGCCGAACAGTCGGCTTAACCGAAGGCGTGGGCGCAACAGTCGGCAGACCGCCGGCACCGCCAGGCAGTTCAGAGCCGGATTCGGTGCGTTCGGCAGCGATCCTGGCTTGGACCAGCTCGACCGCCAGATTGGACCGATTACCCGGATCCGGATGCACCACGACGACCATTGCGAGGATGGCCAGAGCTGTAACACTCAACCATTGCCCACGATAAGACCGGTGTCGGCTGTGACGGCCATGGCTTCGCCGCCGACGGCGGGCAGGCGTGCGCGCCGAGTGGCGGCTGTGGTTCCCGACCGTCATGTCGGTTCACACTACCGACCCGGTGGTAACTCCGGGAGGGGTTCGGACGGAATATCAAGCCGTCCGGGTTCGGAGGAACTTGCCGAAGTGCGGCACCGTGAAGGCCACGGTGCCTCGCTCCGCGGAATAAACCAGGCCTTTTTTGATCAGGCCGTCGCGCGCCGGCGACAGACTCTGCGGCTTGCGCTTCAGCGATGACGCCACCTCGGACGTCGGCACGGAGCCGTCGGCCGCACCCACGCCGAGCTCGGCCATCGCGCGCATGTAGTCGCGCTCGGCCGGCGTCGCCCGCTCATACCTCGAGCCGAAGAAGCCGACCGTCAACTCGGCCGAAGCCTCCGGCGCCGCCACCGCGACGTCCTTGATCGTGATCGGACTCGTCGGCGCGTGATCCCAGGTGGCGTGCGCGAAGGCTTGCA
Encoded here:
- a CDS encoding winged helix-turn-helix transcriptional regulator — encoded protein: MVTKQFTGSPEDADLRRADSLAREIFSDVANKWALLIIEALGDHTLRFSELRNEIEGISHKMLTQNLRMLERNGLLNRRVYPTVPPRVEYTLTTPGQGLRKTVHTMCDWTHQHLAHIEAARQTFDS
- a CDS encoding RidA family protein, with product MAITLVNPKGLPEIDVYRQVSIATGAKLIFIAGQVAWDAEGRTVGERDLAAQVEQYLNVGTALGAVGGSFDDVAKLTVYVVDWTPDKMPQFLEGLTRAAAKLGITPVPPGTLVGVAALDVPEHLVEVEATAILD
- a CDS encoding alpha/beta fold hydrolase; protein product: MSVVLVPGLGLGPESYEPVRACLDQPAEVVRLPGYGRTSRRHEDLSPPALGEALIREVQALGITSAVLVGHSASCQIVVEAALARPELVAGLVLIGPIGDPTASAFWRLAERWIRSAVHEPLQLIPTLRRQYAGTGPIAMTRGLRAAQRHDLSRTLEDLKIPVVVLRGKHDRIAPASWTDQVARLSGGTAQTLPTGSHLPVLTCGPEIAHAIQTLTTPD
- a CDS encoding DUF3152 domain-containing protein, with amino-acid sequence MSVTALAILAMVVVVHPDPGNRSNLAVELVQARIAAERTESGSELPGGAGGLPTVAPTPSVKPTVRPTTRPPRKAPPNITRSTGRLAIVKGRTAANSDSHKLTYRIEIEHGLSVSGPAVAEAVHRTLTDERGWQAVHPVNFERTDGPDPDVRIILATPSFTDKLCKPLETGGQVSCRVEDRVVLNAKRWAYGVPHFEGKIDVYRAYMVNHEVGHALGFGHSPCSDQGKPAPVMMQQTKGLAGCLANPWPIIKAN